The genomic DNA agtagtgttgctgttactgttgttagacatggttgcagttcgtgttttaagtcaatatagtctcgaaacctgactcgtactgactggcgatcaatgtgtcacaacctggcttctctcgtgtcgtacctagggttctagttagttgtatttcgagactgaacacttaccttaagtgttcccaagtagtcgtatgctcaatgccccttcgggtccgattcggtatgtcgtatgcgttgatgggtatgtcgccccctccaggctccgtagttcaatagtcgttgatgggtatatcgccccctccaggctccgtaagataatcaacaagtaggaacggtaaaggtaacgagtagagaaacaaggccaaccgagtacgtatactgggttgttggttaagtgcggacgagtcagaaactagaaggtaaccaatgctgtaagacttgaattgatcgcgaagaactaagctaggtacatgaatgaatgtccttatatacctttcctagtccaatggtagattctccgttcctaccatgctacctccttctgtcctgtaatatccattccctgatagattggtagcattccctctttgtcctatctaccatattggtatattggtagaattcctccgtcgtcctttctaccgtggtcacgtgatgcttgggtgtatatcttcctcatcataatccttgttctttctgcatggtctttttgcccaatgattctgccttgactccccgcattgtcacgtgaggctgatgcagtgagatctgtaacacCTACGAGGCCTTGCAAGCACCTGCGGGAGAAGtgattcatcttcacttgCAGAATCTTCAGATAGAACACTACTCTGTCTCTTTGAAGCAGTGCTATCCTCTCCAAGCAGCACTGTGGGCTGACTCTCATCAtctatctcatcttcctcatcatcactaaTAAGATCAGCAGAATCAATACTAGACTGTTGAACTTTAGCTTCCTCCTGTAGTGCAGCAATCCCATCTGTTTTTGCATAATCTCGTATAAATGCCAgctccttctcttcaataTCAAACTTTGTAGCACACATGAATAATATCAGATCTTTGATTGTTGTTGCTTTTAAAGATCCTCGCCGGTAGTGGCAAATATCATGAGTAGAATTGAATAATCGTTCAACACCTGCACCACTTGCTGGGACTGAAAAGATATCTCAGGCAAGAGCTGCTAGAGTTGGGTACTCAGCCTCATGATGCTTCCAGAACTGCCGAGGGCAGGTTCCATTAGGTAGTGTTGCTAAAGAAAATTAGATCAAGATCAGATAAATAGGATTCGATTCAAGACCTACCACTATCACAGTACCGATCAATTTCACCTTGGACGGTAGGTGCTGGCATCTCTGTTTGGTTTTCAGAAAGTAGTAAGGAAAGCATATTGGAATGGGTTGATTTCTGAATTTGCAATGGAGGTTGTTGAGTCTCAGAGAGCCGGTAGGGTTTGATCCAATCATTAAGACTCTCACGATAGAGGGCTGCATAGTCGATTTTCTGATCCTTCCAATCCTTTGTTTGGAAATATTGGAGCTTATTCTGAGGTGAAAGAATAGTCCCAATTGCATAAAGCTCACCAAGCTCCTTGTTGCATGTTAGGGCGTAGTATTCACGCAGTTTATCCATAGATGAATTCAGTGCTGCAAGCATCTTTTGCTTCCATCCAATTTTCTTTCGCTGTAGCATTCAGATTGAAGATTCAATattgtcacggagcatgagcactcgctaagtcacatgacatgtttgattcctttgtgttgatttctttgttctgttttagggccagagcccctcgcacattaaatagttcgacgctggcaggcacagtgttcttttcttctttccccatgctagtatttcgccAGATAGTTCACCAATAAACTTCATATTGAACGGAACCGTCACATAATACTAGCATCATCCTTATTCCTTTTTCAAATCTCCTTCCTAACGCATACAGCTAGGACTCTGTTAGAGAGATCCGTACGCTTGCGATAGAGGAAACCCAACccaacgaacgaacgaacgaacgaacgaacgaacgaacgaaaccaGCCAAGATGGCTCGAGATGCTACTGAACGAACCCAGAGTAGACGCCTGACTCTGGACATGAAAGAGCAGGGTCGAAAGATTATCACCCACGAAGAATTTCTGGCACAGTGCCGTGACCACCCCAATGAGCTATTTGACTATGTTGCTGATACATTCAACCGTATGATCGACCTCGAGAACGAATACCGGGAgcagatggatgatgagctcGTTCAGAACCTTCAAAATGAGCTTCAGGAACACAAGGATCAATTGAAAGACAAAGAGAACCAGATTGATGAATTGATGGCGGAACGGGATGAGTATAAGACAGCCTATGCAGAGGTGCAGCTGCATTCCCATGGTTCCACTGTGGAGAGCACTAAGCCCTCATACAAATCTGAGAAAGTGCCTGATCCTCCCCTTCTCACTGATGGCAAGGAGCCTAAGTTTGAGGACTGGATGATTGAGATGAAGGGGAAGTTTGTGGCCAATGCAGATCATTTTGAAAATGACCAGATGAAGAGAGTCTACCTTGTCTCCCACACTGGAGGTCTAGCACGACAGCAACTGAGCGTCAGATTGCATGAAGATGCTACTGATCCATACACCAGCGTTGAACAGATGTTCAAAACACTCACCACTGCTTTTCAAAACCCCCATCGCCGCATGGAAGCCGACACAGAGTTACAGACCATGTACATGCGCCCTGGTGACAAGTTTCCTGAATTCTTGGCCAAGTTCCTGTTGCTAGCAAGTGAGGCTGGGATCCCTGATGATCGATACAAGATTGAACTGAACAGACAGCTCACTGATAAGGTCAAGGAGTTGTCTCTTCCCTACATTGGTGATGACAAGACCTTTGATGAATTCACAGCCTATGTGGGTACAGTAGTCCAGTCCTTGAATGTCAATGCTCAAGAAGCCAAACGCTGCAACCTGAGTCAGAATTCCCGCAACAACTCCAACACAAATCACTTGAAGGCTTCCAACAGTTCAGGCAGTGCCAAACTTGACGACAACACATGACAGGAGCTGATGAGCCAAGGCAAATGCTTCCATTGCAAGGAAATAGGCCATGTGTTCTGGGATTGTCCCCGTCGAAAGAAGAACAGTAACACCACCCAACTTCGTAAAATTGAAGCGGTTCCTGAGTCATTGAACAACAACTCGGGAAATGGGGATGCCTAGGCAAAGTCTCCTGCTTAGGCAGACACACAGTCAGTCTTTACAGTATTGATTTGCAACAGTTACTTGGAAGGGAACAAGATAGCTTCACTTTAGGTGTTCAAGTAGCTGGAAATGGAGTATCAATTGCAACCAATGCTTTGATTgacactggagcaaatggATATGTGTTCATATGCACACCATTAGCAATTAAACTGGCTCAATTTTTTGGAGTAGGCACTATCCCACTAGGACAGGACTGCCCAGTTAGGGGATATGATGGTTGAATGGGAGAGCCAATTACACATGCCATAGTGCTTGATTTGAGAATTGATGGAAGAAAAATGTCCAACACTCCCATGTTGATTGCTGACCTGGGGAGGCATGACATCATTATTGGAAGAAAGTGGTTAGCAGAAAGCCAAGTCCTACCAGACTGTACAAACAATCGATTGTTGTGGCCTGAAGAGTTACCTCCCTGGAAAGAGgttgttaagggctaagcccacagtgctaatgactagctatcatacaagagattccgttgaagaagagaagaacagatgtccgatcggacagtcttttatatacaaaagtacCTTTTGCGGGGTACGTAGTCAGATAACCACTCCCATCATTCCTCcggataacatatcatttattctacaggcgcagcctgtgacaacacCCCCCTTTCTATAAATCGTCCCCCTCTCCCGTGGAGCTCTGAATTCGGTGGCGTTGTTCCCATTCATCTAGTGCAGCAGTATTCTCCATGTTGTGCGCAGCGGTCCATTCAGGATGCAGGTAACCAGTCCATTTCACCAGGTATTGTCGCTGAAATCCTCGTCCACGGCGGATCTGTCGGTAGTCCAGTATACGTTCCACTTGGTACTCTTCCTCACCATCAACAAGCACAGCCGGGGGCTGGTAATCATCATTGCGTTGACTGGGGAAGGGGtcatttgctgctggccgAAGCAGatcaacatggaagacaggATGGATACCCTCTGGTGTGTTCAATCGGTAGGCGTACGGGCTAATCTGTGCTAGGACGGTATATTTGGCCTGGCGTACATCAAGCTTTTTACTGGGACGGCTCGTTCGGATGTTCTGTAGGTTGAGCCAAactttatcaccaggcttgtaATGTGGTGCGAGGTTCCGGTAGCGGTTGGCATATTGTTCTTGTCgttcctgggctgcagcTAATTCACTTTGGGCGACCTCCAATGCATTTTTGAGCTTTTCAGCTATTCGGGCACCCGCGGAGCTACTAGGTGATTGCTGGGGCTCATCAGTAACAGGTTCAGTTAGCTGGAGTGTCTCTAGATGGAACCCATGGTCAAGAAAGAAGGGGCTGAATCCAGTAGATGCTGCAGTCTGATTGgcaattgcaagctgtgccatagGTAGGATTTCTGACCAGTTGTCCTGTGCGAAGTTGCAGAAGTTACGGAGGTAGCTCTCAATAACTGCATTCATGCGCTCTGTCTGCCCATCGGTTTGGGGATGGTAGGCAGTAGAGAGGCGTCGACTGATCTTGAGGAGGCTACACATGCGTTCCCAGAGTTCGCCCACAAACTGTGAGCCGCGATCAGATGTGATAGCAGCTGGGAGGCCATGGTATGCCACAACATGTTGTAGGAACTTTGGTACAATGTAGTCACTCCCTGTCCTTGCACAAGGGATTAGGATAGTCCCTTTGGTGAGGCGGTCTACTATCACCAGGATAGTAGTGTAACCATTTGACTCTGGCAGTCCCTCTATAAAATCCATGGAGAGTTCACGCCATTTGCGATCTGGGATAGGTAAGGGTTTCAGCAGTCCTTGTCGTCGATCTCGCCAGATGTTGGTAGCTCCACATTGGTCACAATTCTTGACAAAGCGCTTCACGTCTGCGCTCATATTGGGCCAAAAGAGTTGTCGAGCGAGTAAACTATATAGTGCATTGCTACCCGGGTGGCCAGTCAGTGGAGAATCATGAGCTTCTTGCATCAACCTTGTTCGTAATGGTTCATTATtggggacccatcgccgttTGCGGAAAAGGATTCGATCATCAGAGTCTAGTTCACATTCGCCAATTGAGACCCGGATTCCCAATTCAGGAGGGAAACGAGGCAGCCCTGCACGGATGGCGTCACGAAGTGTGGGCATAGCAGCATCCTCAGCTTCTGCATGGCTCCATTGCTGCTCGAGATCTGAAGTGGTGCTTCCATTTTCTGTAGTTCCGTCACTAGTATGGGTTGGTAGGATGTGAATGGGCCTGTCAGCCTGTGCAGCTGACAAGCAGCATATGGTGCATTCACTGGTTTCCACAAATGCATTAGGGTCCAAGAGGCGCTTCTCCCGCATCTGTAGTCGTTCATCACCTGGGTCATTGGGCATGTCTTGGTCTCGGCGAGATAGGGCATCAGGAGTAAGGGCAAGTTTCCCAGGTCGGTACTGGAGGTAGAAGTCATAGCGGCTCAATATATCTGCCCAGCGCATTTGTCGCTCATTGAGGCGTCGCAGCTTCATAAAATAGCGGAGATTCTTATGATCAGTGATAATGATGaacttgggtgtgctgatgagctctgattcccattccttcaaacaattgatgattgctagcaactccttgtcatgaatctcaTAGTTGCATTCTGGGGGTGAATTCttttttgagaagaaggcacaTGGGCGCAGTACCCCATTGTCGTCATATTGGGACAATACACCACCGGTCGCCCAACCAGAGGAGTCAGCCTCTACCACTGTAGcacggtctggatcaaattgcattaAGATAGGTGCAGTGGTAAACATTTCTTTGAGCTGGTTGAAAGCCTTGTCAGCGTCCGAATTCCATATGAATtttgcttccttcttggtgaGTGCTGTGAGTGGTGCTGTGATATCTGCAAAGTTCCGTATGAACCGTCGATAGAAATTGGCGAACCCAAGGAAAGAACGCACCCCCCGTACACTGGTTGGGGCTGCCCAATCCTTGATAGCTGATAATTTGGCAGGGTCCATGCGAATTCCTTTGCCGGCCTCAATGATAAAGCCTAGGTACTTGGTAGTTTGTACTTCAAACTCGCACTTGTCAATATCAAGctgaagaccagcatctTTGAGCCGCTGCAGGACTTTGGAGACTTTTTCACGGTGGTCCTGAAGGGATCCAGAGGAGAAAACTAGGATGTCATCTAGGTATGCAGacacaaattcatcaaggaatTCCTGCAGAGTCCAGTTCACATAGCGTTgaaaggtgctcggtgcattagCGAGGCCGAAAGGTGTGACTAGCCATTCAAAGAGGCCAAAACGTGTGCGGAATGCAGTTAACCATTCATATCCTTTTGCAATGCGGATCTTATGAAAGGCGGCAATAACGTCCAGCTTAGTAAACCATCTAGCCTTTCCAATACGCTCCAAAGTCTCGTTAATCAGAGGCAGTGgatagcggtccttcttggagATTGCATTAAGGGCACGATAGTCACagcaaaatcgcaagccacccccaggtttcttgacgaataggactggtgcagctgcaggggaatcactaacacgtatgaactGTTTGTCCAAGAGTTCCCGAAGTGTTTTCCGCAGTACAAGGAGTTCTCCCCGGGACATGTTGTATAGTGGACCCCAGGGGGCTCAGGGGTGTttcccttctcatccttccctaCTAACTCGATTTTATGATCCACTTGTGACCCACGGTGTGGGGGCAAGGTGTCTGCCTTCTTCCGTTCAAACACTTCCAACCAGGCATGATACTGCTTGGGTAACTTTTCTTTAGGATTGGAGTAGTGCTTAACCTCTAGGGCCTTCTCAATATCCCGTATGCTGGCAGTAAATATCTGTACACTATGGCTTTTCTTGCTGCGATCCATCCAGACCCTGAATGATTGGGCGCTGACCTGATGGATCTCCATGTTTGGCTCATGTTGCAATGAAGGGACGTAATCCCCATTAACCAGGCGTAAGGCAGGTACTCCAAGGGGGCTATTTGCAATGATAGACACTCCTTGGTGGTAAAGCCAGGGCAGGCCAAGAATGAGgtcttcaccatcaatgTGGGGAACAATATATGCATACATTTCTTGTTGTCTGTTTCCGCCGACGTCCATAGAAAAACAGGCGACTTCTGTGATTAGGCCGTCTCGAGGGCCATCAAATCCTCGCATGCTCCGAGGGGTAATAGGTATGCGCTGTAGTCGGTGACGGAAGGCATAGCGTTCAGATATGATACCATATGTTGTACAACCGGAATCTGCTAGTGCTCTACAATTGCTCTTTCCATTGATTAGGGAACTGACTAGCAGTGGAGGGCCGTTGAAATGAACATTCTGGTTAAAGATATGCCAATATTTTTGTAACCGATCTAGCTGTGACTCCTGCGGGCGACTTTGCGCAGGAGTTAGGCTTTTCCCGAAGGTACATCAGGGACTGGTGTGGCTTGAGTATCTTCCAGGACAGCATCTGTAACATCTTCTGCAGTGAATTCAGCAACTCTAGCTGCAGGACGTTGTGCAGGAAGAAAGGGACACTGGCTAATCTGATGGCCAGCAGAGCCGCATCGGAAACAGCATCCTTCCTGTTTCCGGCGCTCAATCTCTTTACCACTAACCCATCGTGCCCGTTTGCGTTGGGGGTTTCGTGCACGGGAAATGGTGGGCTCCCACTCCATGGGGTCAGCCTGCGTGGGAGTAGCCGTGGAAGGGGCTGCCAGAGGAGGAAACATAGGTGTGGCTGCTCGTTGATTAGGGGTGCGTCGGTGTTCTGCAGAGCGCTGTTGGTATTTCTGGTGCCTGTCATAGATACCCTGGAGTTGAACACAGTATTCGCTAAATGTATTGCAGGTAGGAGCGTTAACAAGCCGATTGAATATATCGTCATTGAGGGTATTTTCCAACCAAAAGATCTTCATATTGTCAGGCTGATTCTGTTGGCCGGCTTCCATCAAATAACGGTCAAAGGTTGCGAGCAGTTCATTGATGGTTTTGCTGCCTTGTTTCAATGTGCTGAGGTTGTACATTGCTTTCCTCTGGAGTTCCTTGTCCATGTAGTTGAAATCAAGATGTTCGAAGAGTCTGGTCACTGTATCGTCGTTTACCGCAGTGGGAGAATCGGCGTTGGCAATCATCCATGGGAGAATATGGCTAGCCGCATTGCCAGACAATCGTCCATAAGCATACCAGAGGCATTCATAGGGACCACCCAGAGCTTTCCTGTCAACGTGAAGTTTCGCtttcaggagatgtttgaaGTTCTGATAGGAAGCAATATCTCCCCTAAACACCTCAGGATCAGGCAGGATCTGTCGGGGACGCTGGTGCGTGTTATCGCTATCATTCCCTTGGCTCATAGTGCTTGGGGTCCCCGGTGAGTGTACAATTTCTGGTTCAGCGCTCGATGCGGATTCTTCGTGGTCACTGGTGGTAGGGACCTCGTATGTGGGCATGAGATTTGGCCAACTACTATCGTGTATAGTAAGGCGGTAGCTCCTGTTGTTGcagttatcgtcgtggttatcgtcgtcgTGCGTGAATATCGTCGTTGTACGTGATTATACCATCTTCAGTCAATCCACTTTCGCACCATTAAGCCTTTTGATAGAAAAGGAATGAACGGAATCTaatgttaagggctaagcccacagtgctaatgactagctatcatacaagagattccgttgaagaagagaagaacagatgtccgatcggacagtcttttatatacaaaagtacCTTTTGCGGGGTACGTAGTCAGATAACCACTCCCATCATTCCTCcggataacatatcatttattctacaggcgcagcctgtgacagaGGTGGCGAATCAACTGGTATGGACACTGCCAAAGACCATACTGTATTGAAAGGACTGAGTGAGCATCAATCACCAAAGAGATGCAGACTGAAGGGACAAGCTACTAGAACAGGAAGACATCAAAAGGTGCAACCTTCAAGCCTTTAGTCGGGACAATGAACGATCATTGAGACAAATGGAACAACAGATGATGGAACCTACATTCTCCATAAGACCTCCAGAGAATCTGGTAGtgcaacaagaagaaaggaagcaAGCACAGAAGGGATGtcagagaggaaaagaagcccCCACAACAATTGACATTGCTATGATTGGTGGAGTGGGTTTTGAACGGCATCTCTGCAAGGGTGACTCAGAGATCTTTGTGACCACACTGGCAGAGATTGACAAGATAGTGGATGAAGGAAGAAATCCTGAGCAGGAAGGGGAGTTGGGAACCATCCGTCAGAAACTGCCAGAACAATACAGAGAGTTTGCTGACGTTTTCAGCAAGACAGCATCTGAcacactaccaccaccacgagaTGTTGATCACCAACTGGAGCTGGATGAAGATCCCTCAAAGGCTGTGGGATACAGCCCATTGTACAAGATGTCTACTGAGGAACTGGAGGCAGCTTGAGAATACATCATTGACAATTTGAATAAAGGCTTCATTGTGCCCAGTCAGTCTCCTTATGCTTCACCTATCCTGATGGCGAAGAAGCCTGGTGGAGGCCTTcgattctgtgttgactacaGGAAGTTGAATTCAATAACTCACAAGGACTGATATCCTCTACCCTTAATTGATGAAGTCCTAGAATGGATCTCACATGCCAAGgtgttcaccaagttggacaTCAGACAAGGATTTCACTGTATCCGCATGCACCCTGACTCTGAGGAATACACCACATTTCAGACCCGTTATGGCTCATATAAATACAAGGTGATGCCCTTTGGACTGACAAATGGACCAGCAACATTCCAGCGATTGGTGAATGACATCTTCATTGATATGCTGGATGAGTATGtcactgcatttgtggatGACCTCCTCATCTACAGTGCCAATGAAGCAGAGCATGAACTACATGTGAAAACAGTCCttacccatttgagagcTGCAGGTCTTCAAGCTAGCCTCCACAAGTGTGACTTCCATGTCACTAGGACCAAGTATCTTGGTTTTATCATCACTACAGAAGGACTAGAGGTGGACCCTGATAAGGTAGCTGCTGTGCTCAGATGGAACCAACCAAACACCATAAGGGGAGTGCAGTCTTTCTTAGGCTTTTGCAATTTCTACCGTTGATTCATTTATGGATACAGTCGGATCGCCAAGCCATTGAATCAACTGACAAAGAAGGAAGTCCCATTCCTTTGGACACCAGGATGTGAGGAAGCTTTCCAGAAACTGAAACAAAGCTTAGCAACTGCACCAGTCCTAATACACTATCGCCCAGAGCTGCCAACTCAGTTGGAGACAGATGCCTCAGACAATGTTGTGGCAGCCATCCTCTCACAACTGAGTCCTGAGGAtggtgtcacaacctggcttctctcgtatcgtacctagggttctagttagttgtatttcgagactggacacttaccctaagtgtctctcaagtaatcgtatgctcaatgcccctccgggtccggttcggtatgtcgtatgcgttgatgggtatgtcgccccctccaggctccgtaagatattcaacaagtagaaacagtaaaggtaacgaatagagaaacaaggccaaccgagtatatatactgggttgttggttaagtgcggacgagtcagaaactagaaggtaaccaatgctgtaagacttgaattgatcgcgaagaactaagctaagtacatgaatgagcgtccttatatatctttcccGGTATACTCCTGCGTCTACTCCTCCAGGAGTATATTTTGGGTCGATCCAATCATGCCGTGTCTTGATATATACTCTTTCGGCTACTCCCTTGGGGGTATATCTGGAGTAgatgatcacgtgacatgtccatcggatatcagcttgatccctgcttttcctgcatttctttcttcctttcttgtccaatgattctgccttgtctcCCCGCATTCTCACGTGAGATTGATGTGTTGGTGTCTGTAACAGATGGCTTATGGCATCCAGTGGCCTATACCCTAGTAGCAAACCGATCCAGGGCCCAATCGGTTTTCTCTAATCCTCATTGGTCCGTCGCCGTTCCCGTCTCCGGCCCCACCCGCCCCGTTCGTCACGTCCCCGTGCCCTGTTCCAGTCCGTCGATCTGTTTGTCTGTcgccctccttctcttcttcccttttcttcctttccccgatatatatatatatatatctctgtGTGTGTGGGTGCGAACATGCCCGGTTTTGGTGCGCGGATTTGTTGGGGTGTGGCCCGACCGTCGCCATTCCACCGCCATGATCGACCCGGTGAATTTGGGGGTCATTCACTCATTCAATTCATCGAATTCACAGCATTTTTCACTACACCCATTCATTGGATTGAGCAGCCATGGAGAATGAActgttccagaagatcccAAGCTTGCAAGTGATTATCTGTCGCCAATGCAAGCATGGCGTACGACCGGCAGAGGTCGAGCGACATCTGAAGCGGAAACATCAGTTCAAGCATCAATCCGCCCACCAGTTGGCTCAGGCAGTCCAACAgtgggaggatattgaacagGACAGTGCGGCCATCCAGATCCCACCAGTAGTCGACAACCCACTGCCCATTTTACCGTGTGAGCCCAGTGGCTTGTTATGCCAACGACAGGACCCCCCGTGCCATtatgtggcatccagcatGGACACCATGCGAAAGCACTGGCGCCAGGTCCATCAATGGTCCCAACAGACCCGCCGTGGCCGGGTTGGCCAGAGAGAGCGCACACAAGGGGCCGCTGAGCTCCGGCGTTCATTCACCACCGTAGCATGGCAGCAGAtcttcccatcgggcccGGGGTCCCATTACATCCATATCCGCTTCCCAGAGGgccacccaccaccaccactgccCCCCGCGGACCAGGCCCAACGGGCCGTCGATGCCATCATCACCGCATGGGATCAGGCTCGAACGGCCCAGGAACAACAGGCCGTCATCCAGGCCGATCGGATCACCGATGCTAACCCGTGGCTCCGCCGGACCGGGTGGGCACGATACCTGGAAGGTGTGCACCCCCAGGACCTGCTCCGGCTGGTGGAAGCGCCCCCGAGGAGCCCCCGGATCCCATtgaacaggccatccaggccaTTTGGAATGCCATGGGCCAGTTGGCCCGGCGGAGCCAGCAGACCGTGCAGCGGTGTGGAACCGGCA from Aspergillus chevalieri M1 DNA, chromosome 1, nearly complete sequence includes the following:
- a CDS encoding uncharacterized protein (COG:S;~EggNog:ENOG410Q05F;~InterPro:IPR012337); protein product: MLAALNSSMDKLREYYALTCNKELGELYAIGTILSPQNKLQYFQTKDWKDQKIDYAALYRESLNDWIKPYRLSETQQPPLQIQKSTHSNMLSLLLSENQTEMPAPTVQGEIDRYCDSATLPNGTCPRQFWKHHEAEYPTLAALA
- a CDS encoding C2HC-type zinc finger protein (COG:S;~EggNog:ENOG410PZ3X;~InterPro:IPR032567,IPR001878,IPR036875;~go_function: GO:0003676 - nucleic acid binding [Evidence IEA];~go_function: GO:0008270 - zinc ion binding [Evidence IEA]) → MPTYEVPTTSDHEESASSAEPEIVHSPGTPSTMSQGNDSDNTHQRPRQILPDPEVFRGDIASYQNFKHLLKAKLHVDRKALGGPYECLWYAYGRLSGNAASHILPWMIANADSPTAVNDDTVTRLFEHLDFNYMDKELQRKAMYNLSTLKQGSKTINELLATFDRYLMEAGQQNQPDNMKIFWLENTLNDDIFNRLVNAPTCNTFSEYCVQLQGIYDRHQKYQQRSAEHRRTPNQRAATPMFPPLAAPSTATPTQADPMEWEPTISRARNPQRKRARWVSGKEIERRKQEGCCFRCGSAGHQISQCPFLPAQRPAARVAEFTAEDVTDAVLEDTQATPVPDVPSGKA
- a CDS encoding uncharacterized protein (TransMembrane:1 (i67-86o)) gives rise to the protein MASRAASETASFLFPALNLFTTNPSCPFALGVSCTGNGGLPLHGVSLRGSSRGRGCQRRKHRCGCSLIRGASVFCRALLVFLVPVIDTLELNTVFAKCIAGRSVNKPIEYIVIEGIFQPKDLHIVRLILLAGFHQITVKGCEQFIDGFAALFQCAEVVHCFPLEFLVHVVEIKMFEESGHCIVVYRSGRIGVGNHPWENMASRIARQSSISIPEAFIGTTQSFPVNVKFRFQEMFEVLIGSNISPKHLRIRQDLSGTLVRVIAIIPLAHSAWGPR